A portion of the bacterium genome contains these proteins:
- a CDS encoding S-layer homology domain-containing protein produces the protein MSNTLRSLICVFVLSLTLAVLAPMVQAQSEMFKDVPSTHWAYEDVRVLKADGLLTGYPGEVFLGNRPMTRYEFATATRAMFENLLKKIGDITSIQSRIAALETTSSGTSVTAEVSALKEQLAGMAYLKDDAARLNKLAVEFEKELASLGVSVQELTVRTTELEKLVAELMKRPVPIDIHGDLFFGVRAGYGEGTKYGVDLNSNLFGINQNSDYQTSNPVKDLTMVHELGLNVNGNFGNGVTGYAEFVIGNFMDWIDVATTPQGGYFQGYDHRSAHETELAVWAANVTFPMKFMGETTVTLGRLGYQVTPYTYSRVDPDFYFDVARYDDGNIYFDGGKLDFKFSNVKLDIFGGKNQSIENTDYENFQMITAGNLPCYTFMHRPHGLREGVLEVDTTLGANVKVGLGSTANLGLTYILLDSNNDYESYFNRVAVYGANAAVELTKGLNVKAEYAASQVMFNNHNVLSHDNTAWDVNATYDVANSFQLMAGYKEVMPFFNAPGSWGRIGFWYNPTDIKGFTVGAKYAFSDAFTMGASGEFYQGTGKVADVTDSDHLHGLLTSDKVNRFLVNATYKVSPVWTLTADWEGVNWDIQDRFDPEVSEPDYLYGGKPTENYFTFGVDYMLGKNANLKFKYQVMNYDAKYTDYFEVDGENKLAGGLFILQGTVKF, from the coding sequence ATGAGCAACACGCTAAGATCATTGATCTGCGTATTTGTGTTGAGCCTAACGCTAGCCGTGCTAGCGCCTATGGTTCAAGCGCAAAGTGAAATGTTCAAGGACGTCCCCAGTACTCACTGGGCTTACGAGGACGTCAGAGTTTTGAAAGCGGATGGTCTATTAACAGGCTATCCCGGCGAAGTCTTCTTGGGCAACCGCCCGATGACTCGCTATGAGTTCGCAACCGCGACCCGAGCAATGTTTGAGAATCTTCTCAAGAAAATCGGGGACATAACTTCAATACAGTCTCGCATCGCAGCCTTAGAGACCACCAGCAGTGGAACTAGTGTCACCGCTGAGGTATCTGCTCTGAAAGAGCAGCTCGCTGGCATGGCTTATCTTAAGGATGATGCGGCTCGCCTCAACAAGTTAGCGGTAGAGTTTGAGAAGGAACTGGCCAGTTTAGGCGTCAGCGTTCAAGAACTGACCGTTAGAACCACAGAGTTAGAGAAACTAGTGGCTGAATTGATGAAGCGCCCCGTGCCCATCGACATCCACGGCGACCTCTTCTTTGGCGTTCGCGCTGGTTATGGCGAAGGCACCAAGTATGGCGTAGACCTGAACAGCAATCTGTTCGGCATTAACCAGAATTCCGACTACCAGACCAGCAACCCTGTCAAGGACTTGACCATGGTTCACGAGCTGGGTCTCAACGTGAATGGCAACTTCGGCAACGGAGTCACCGGTTATGCCGAGTTCGTGATTGGTAACTTCATGGACTGGATTGACGTAGCAACAACGCCTCAGGGCGGATACTTCCAAGGCTACGACCACCGCAGCGCGCATGAGACAGAGCTTGCGGTTTGGGCCGCCAACGTCACTTTCCCCATGAAATTCATGGGTGAAACCACAGTTACACTTGGACGCTTAGGCTACCAGGTTACTCCTTACACCTACAGCCGAGTCGATCCCGACTTTTATTTCGACGTAGCACGCTACGACGACGGCAATATCTATTTCGACGGCGGCAAATTGGACTTCAAATTTTCCAATGTGAAGCTGGATATCTTTGGTGGCAAGAATCAATCCATCGAGAACACCGACTACGAAAACTTCCAGATGATCACAGCTGGAAATTTACCGTGTTATACCTTCATGCATCGACCTCACGGTCTCCGAGAGGGCGTGCTTGAAGTCGATACTACGTTGGGCGCAAACGTAAAGGTTGGTCTTGGATCAACAGCAAACCTTGGCCTAACTTATATCTTGTTGGATAGTAATAACGATTATGAAAGCTACTTCAACCGCGTTGCCGTCTACGGCGCCAACGCTGCTGTAGAACTGACCAAGGGCTTGAACGTAAAGGCCGAATATGCGGCTTCACAGGTTATGTTCAACAACCACAACGTTCTCAGCCATGACAATACAGCCTGGGACGTCAATGCGACGTACGATGTTGCCAATAGCTTCCAGCTAATGGCCGGCTACAAGGAAGTCATGCCGTTCTTCAATGCACCTGGTTCCTGGGGCCGCATCGGCTTCTGGTACAACCCAACCGACATCAAGGGCTTCACCGTTGGCGCAAAATATGCGTTCAGCGATGCCTTCACAATGGGCGCCAGCGGCGAGTTCTATCAGGGAACCGGTAAGGTTGCTGACGTGACGGATTCCGATCATCTCCATGGTCTTCTCACCAGCGATAAGGTAAACCGCTTCCTCGTCAACGCTACCTACAAGGTTAGTCCTGTTTGGACACTAACCGCTGACTGGGAAGGCGTGAACTGGGATATCCAGGATCGCTTTGATCCTGAGGTGTCAGAACCTGACTACTTATATGGCGGTAAGCCGACGGAGAACTACTTCACTTTCGGCGTGGACTACATGCTTGGCAAAAATGCCAACTTGAAGTTCAAGTACCAGGTCATGAACTATGACGCAAAGTACACTGACTACTTTGAAGTCGATGGCGAGAACAAGCTTGCCGGTGGCCTGTTCATTCTACAGGGAACTGTCAAGTTCTAA
- the recJ gene encoding single-stranded-DNA-specific exonuclease RecJ codes for MAANHSISWAVPPISMEISNPLKRWSVSTGNADIEAEFIQQLSISPVIARLLVNRGICDVKEAGIFLNPNLQYSHDPFLLPDCEKAANRIAQAVRNHEIIFVHGDYDVDGMTSCAIWTRMLRRVGAEVIPHVPHRLKHGYGVHAHAVDMASERGAKLIITCDCGIQAHEVVEYAKEKQIDVVITDHHEAGDTLPQAVAVVNPHRNDSQYPFTELAGVGVSYKVAEAVVKTLGLPTDAFQRAFLDLVTLGTVADVVPLLGENRLIVANGLPRLSESRKAGVRALLDLCGLSHGGTKKLSTDEIGYRIGPRLNAAGRIDDAAIALQLLLTDDPGEAKLLAEKLEIQNEERKKEQERIYKEAEASALEQDMSQVKVLLVAGDNWHTGVIGIVAGNLAKRFTRPTLVVSIDPETGIGKGSARSIGTFNIHDAIHSNRDLFLNCGGHAMAAGFSLKKEMLPTIREALTIYASKVLTEEDLLPVVKIDMEIDGIDADLGLCDQLSMLAPYGFANEAPVFLSRHVLILSKNITKDGKHVQLQLRSEGMNPTKAIAFNQSETFETLEQGDEIDVVYTPDIDTWNGRRQLQWAVTDARKTEET; via the coding sequence ATGGCAGCGAATCATTCAATTTCGTGGGCCGTACCCCCAATTTCTATGGAAATTTCAAATCCTTTAAAACGTTGGTCTGTTAGTACTGGAAATGCGGACATTGAGGCGGAGTTTATCCAGCAGCTTAGTATTTCGCCGGTAATTGCGCGTCTATTGGTGAACCGCGGAATTTGCGACGTCAAGGAAGCGGGCATATTTCTTAATCCAAACTTGCAGTACTCCCATGACCCGTTTTTACTTCCTGATTGCGAAAAAGCAGCCAATCGGATTGCGCAAGCGGTTCGTAACCATGAAATTATCTTCGTTCATGGTGATTATGATGTGGACGGGATGACAAGCTGCGCGATCTGGACAAGGATGCTTCGTCGAGTTGGAGCCGAAGTGATTCCCCATGTTCCTCATCGGCTAAAGCACGGGTATGGAGTTCATGCGCATGCGGTCGATATGGCTTCCGAACGGGGCGCGAAGCTGATCATCACCTGCGATTGCGGCATTCAAGCCCATGAGGTGGTCGAATACGCAAAAGAGAAGCAAATTGATGTCGTCATCACAGACCATCACGAAGCTGGCGATACTCTTCCTCAAGCAGTTGCTGTCGTCAACCCGCATCGAAACGACTCCCAATACCCTTTCACTGAACTAGCAGGTGTGGGAGTTAGCTACAAAGTGGCCGAAGCGGTAGTGAAAACTCTTGGTCTACCAACCGATGCTTTCCAAAGAGCTTTTTTGGACTTAGTGACCCTCGGAACAGTGGCGGATGTTGTGCCGTTGTTGGGCGAGAATAGGCTGATTGTCGCTAACGGATTGCCAAGGCTTTCCGAAAGCCGCAAAGCGGGTGTTCGAGCATTACTCGATTTGTGTGGATTATCTCATGGGGGCACAAAAAAGCTATCAACCGATGAGATAGGCTACCGAATCGGCCCGCGATTGAATGCGGCAGGAAGAATTGATGATGCCGCTATCGCACTGCAATTGCTGCTAACCGATGATCCTGGCGAAGCGAAGCTATTGGCCGAGAAATTGGAAATCCAAAACGAAGAGCGTAAGAAAGAACAAGAGCGCATCTATAAGGAAGCGGAAGCTAGTGCGCTTGAACAGGACATGAGTCAGGTTAAAGTGCTGCTGGTAGCCGGTGACAACTGGCATACAGGCGTCATCGGGATAGTGGCAGGGAATTTGGCAAAGCGGTTCACTCGACCGACTCTAGTGGTCTCAATTGACCCTGAGACGGGAATTGGCAAAGGATCGGCGCGAAGCATTGGCACATTCAACATTCACGATGCCATCCATAGCAATCGCGACCTTTTTCTGAACTGCGGCGGCCATGCAATGGCAGCGGGATTTAGCCTTAAGAAAGAAATGCTGCCGACAATAAGGGAAGCGCTGACAATCTATGCAAGTAAAGTATTGACCGAGGAAGATTTACTCCCAGTAGTCAAGATTGATATGGAAATAGATGGTATAGATGCGGATCTTGGCTTATGCGACCAACTTAGTATGCTCGCGCCCTATGGATTCGCTAATGAAGCTCCCGTTTTTCTCAGCAGGCACGTATTAATATTATCGAAGAATATAACAAAAGATGGGAAACATGTCCAACTCCAACTGCGTTCGGAGGGGATGAACCCGACCAAGGCTATTGCATTCAATCAGTCAGAAACGTTCGAAACCCTAGAGCAGGGGGATGAAATCGACGTCGTCTATACCCCCGATATCGATACCTGGAATGGCCGCCGCCAACTCCAGTGGGCAGTCACTGATGCAAGAAAAACAGAGGAAACGTAG